ACGACCGACAGCCCCGCGGAGATGAGCGGTCCGGCTTTTCCGAGCAACCCGGAGAGTGCGTCCCCCGACGGCACACCTCCGGGTGTCGGGACCTTCCCCACCGGCACCGGTTTCCCGGTCGCGGCGAGCTTTGCGGTCGGCGCCGCCAGTTGCGCGCGGGTCGCTGCCACGATCGCGAGCCCTTGAGCGAGTCCGTCCGCGGCGATCCCCAATGCGGCCAGCTGACCGGGCGGCGTCGCCAAGGTCGGCGCGGTCGCGACGAGCAGGCCCACGGTCTTCGCGACCACTCCTTGCAGCGCGGTCATCCCCGCCCCGACGATCCCGGCTGCGACGGTGACGTCGCCCGCCATCGACGTCCCCTGCGTCGCGATGAGACCCGACTCGGCGGCGGTGCTCGCGGCCTTTCCGATCGCCGCGGTCGCAGCCGTGCCCAACCAGTGGCCGTCCACCGCGGAGATCGCCTTCATCAGGGCCGCCGCACCGCCCTCCAGCATCCCGGAAAGGCTGGTCAGCGACTCGACTGGGTTTCCGGGCCCGGCGAGTCTGCCGGTTCCGAAGGTCGCGAGCAGGTCGATGATCGGTTTGACCAGTGCAGCGGGGTCGAGTCCCGGGATGATCGGCAATGCAGGCAGCTCGATCCCCGGCAAGTCGGGAAATCGAACCTGCAGCGGTGCCGGCGTCGGGTTCAGGCCGAGGTCGTCGAGCACGTCGGTCACCGGACGATCGAGAAGCGCGGTGATCCCTGACGGTGCGAGCACGTCCCCGACAGTGAACGCTCTGTCGGACTGCTCGTCGCAGATCATCGGGGCGCCAATCCGGCACCGGCGGCGCCATCCGTCGCGGTGAAGTTCGCCAGGCCGGCCGCCGCAGCCGCTGCGGTCGCGGAGTGGACGGCAGCGACCTGGCCGACGGCCAGCAGGTGGTTCGCTTCGGCGACGGCGTACGCCGCGAGGAACTCCTGGCCGATCAGCCCGAACGCGGCTGTCATCGCGGCGGCCTGTGCTACCTCGGCGGCTGCCGCGCCCGCTGTCGTCGCGCCGAGCGCAGCCGAGGTCGATCCGAAAGCCTCGAGTGCCGCCGGCACCACGTGCACCTGTCCGTTCATGCTCGCTCCTCCGACTTGGGTTCTTGCAAGGTTGGACGCACGGAATCGCCGTCCGGTTCCATCGACACGCCCAGTGCGTCCGTCCCGGTGAGTTCGGCGAAGTCCGCGACGAAGTCGGTCATGATGTCGGCTCGTTCGGTGAACACCTTGGTGGCCGCCCGTACGGCGGTGCGCACGATGAGATCGGCCAAGGCCGCCGGTTGGCTGTTCCCGGCCCCGGGAAGCAGCGTCAGACCGGTCATCGCGCCGGTCACGTCGACGTCGACCGTGACACGGCCGTCGTCGCTCGTCTCGGTGATGGTGAGCGCGTTCAGGCGAGCGTGCACTCCTTCAAGTGCCTGAAGCTGTCTTTCGGCCCTCTGCTGGACCTCGTCCATCGTGATCACCGTTGTGTTCCTCCGGCGTCGAGTCGTTCTTCGGATGCGACGAGGTCGGCGCGCGAGGGCAGTCCGAGCAGCGCCAGCGTCTCGTCGGGGACACCTTGCTCAGTGAGCGCAGCGCGCCTGCGGACGCCCGCGGTGAGGCCCGCGAACCGGCACAAGGCGAGGATGTCGGCCGCCAATGCGTCCGGCTCTCGTCTGCACTGCGCGGGTTCGAGCTTGATCGCGACGGGCAGCCCGGTCGAGGTGCACGTGACGCCGATGCCGCCGCCGCGCGACCTGACCGTCGTCAAGCCGTCGGCACCCTCGCTGTTGTCGTTTCTGGTCCCCATGAAAGGTCAGACGCACGAAACGCGATTTCGGTTCCATTTCGTTTTCTACGGGCATGTCGTGTTTGCGCGGGTGTACCGTTCCGGCACTGCCCGCGTTCACGCACCCAGGGGGATCGATGACTACCGACCAGAGCCCGCCGACAGGCTACGACCCGCAGACCCCGCCCTGGCTCCAGCCTGCGACATCACATCCGACACGCACGGTCGACCACGGATTCGCGCCCGGCGAGATCGATCTGTCCGGGATCATTCCCCCACCGGCGACTCCGGTCCCGCTCGTCGCGCCGCCCATCCCGCCGCCGGTACGTCCCGTCCCCCGGCCCGTCTCGCCCTCGCCGGTGCAACGCGGCCCCATGGGGCCGACTCTCGACGAAGTCGGGCTGATTCGAAAGGCTCGTCGTGCACCCGGACACGGCTGGCGGCGTGCGGTCCACACACTCACCGCAGGCGCAGTCAACCCCGGCGAGTCGCCTGCCGATCTCGAGTACCGCGACCTGCTGGAACGCGTCCGGCAACCCGTCCGCGGCGATTACCGCATCGCTGTCCTGTCACTCAAGGGCGGCGTCGGCAAGACCACCACGACGGTGGGACTGGGATCGACGTTCGCGTCACTTCGCGGTGACCGGGTGATCGCCGTCGACGCCAATCCCGATCTCGGAACGCTCGCGCAGCGCGTCCCGACGCAAACGGCGTCGACGGTCCGCGACCTGCTCGCCGATCCGGTGGTCGCCCGCTACTCGGACGTCCGAGCCCACACGTCTCAGGCGCCCAGCCGCCTCGAGGTACTCGCCTCCGAACGAGATCCCGCCGCCGCAGAGGCCTTCAACGACGTCGAGTACCCCGGTGTGATGGCGATCCTCCAGCGGTTCTACAACATCATTCTGACCGACTGCGGTACCGGAATGTTTCATCGTGAACAGTCATGTTCTCACGCAAGGCCACCTAGAACGGGCAGCCCGAACCGCCCGAAGGCGCCTGATCAGGTCTGAAGTCCGACAATCGTGTTGATTCCAACACCTCCGTCAGTCGCCGAGCCCGGAAGCTGTGATAAGCGAGAGGGTGCATCGTGAGACGACGCGGAAGCCGATAAAGCAGGGGCAGGATGCGTCGAGCTCGCTGGAAGTCTCGTTCGTTAGCAGCCGACCAATCAACGGCCGACAAGTTGCGCACTCGACCATCGGTGACACCGAAGGAGCAAGCGACGACGACGCGGGAGATCAGCGGACGAGCAATCGTCCAACCGGGGCGGAGAACTCTGGGCAGTCCAGGAGGTGCAGGAGGAGCAATTAGCCGCCTCGATTCGCGCTCCAACGTGACGGTGGCAATCGCACGCGTAGCGAGGGTGTGCGCATAGTCGTCAGTGAACTCCTCGACGGTGCGCGGGAACCGGTCCCGCTGCGCCGGAAGCATGAGGTCGTCGACCTTGTAGAGCAAGTACTGGTACAGCTGTTCAGCGCGGTTCGCGGTGAGTGGATCACCAGTGATGACCGGGTAAGCGTGCAAATACAGGTGGAGCGCACTCTTGATGATCCAGTTCCACGCGTCCGGACGGAGGGCACTGAAGCGCACACCATCGTGGGTTCCGTGGACGTCTTCGTGCGCCCGGCGGAGCCATTCTCCGGTCCGAGATCGAGCTTCCGCATCTCCGCCGAAGTACACAAGGTCCACAGCCCCTGTCCTCAGCGCTCGCCCATACGGGTCTAGGCGGAACCGCCCGCTCCACTCGACGCCTGCGCTCACATCGTCGAGTACAACCTGGTCAAGGAATGCCCCTCCAAACGGGGCTAGGAGCATCGTTCCAAGGTAACGCTCGAAGTCTTCGTCGATCGGCACTGTGCGTTTGCGATCGATAGTCGGGCCAGCCATAACGCCTCCTGTTATAAAGTTGCCCGAACCGTAACACGGTAACATCGGGTTATGGAAGAAGTTTCGGCAGAGGCGACACGCTCGCACGTCATGGACGCGGCACTAGCGGCACTGATCGCGTTCGGCTCACGACACGCTTCAGTAGCAGCGATCGCGCGCCGGGCTGGGGTGTCGCACATGACCATCTACCGCCTGTGGCCGAAGAAGGACCAGCTAATTAGCTCCACTCTCGATCGCGAGGCACGGGCAGTATTCGACCGGGTCGACGCGACCGTCGCCAACATCGACGACGTGACCCACTGCCTACTTGAAGGGTTCACCGAGATCTTTTGGGCGTTCTACGCACACCCGCTACTCATGGCCGAGTTCGACCGAAACCCGGACGTTGTGCTGCGCTCCCTGACAATCTCAGCGGAACCCACGTTTGAGCTCTCAGTCACCTACCTAGCCGGACACGTCGAACGACGAACTGAACTTGAGCCGGACGAAGCACGGACACTGGCCGACGCGATGGTACGAGTAACCCACTCCCTCCTCCTCACCAGCCTCAGCACACGGCCATTCGCCGAAAGAACCGACGTCCAAGATTGGGCGAACCGGGAATTGAGAATGATCCTGCGCGTCCTGGAGGGGTCCGAGCCAGGCCCGATCCCGAAGTCGGAAACTCGAACCTTGTGAAAGTCAGGAAGGTTCGCGCTCGAAGACGAGGCGTCCGTCATTCTCTCGGCCGAGCCGCCGGTAGACGTCATAGGTGATGTCGGGCATCGTCTCGTCGGCGTGACGGTTGACGGCGGGGATGCGGAGGACGGCATCGCTAGCGAGGGCAGTGTGGTGACGTCCGTCGTGGGGCCCTCTGTCGAGCTCGACGTCGATCATGTTCCCGAGCCTACGGCGACTCAGCACATGCGTCCAAATGTCCGAAATGGGCCGCCCTGAGAGAAACGGACCACAGTCCGTGTCCGGACCGGACAAATGGAAACAATAGCTGAGCTGGACGTTTGCGGAGACTTCCGGACAAGAGTTTGCTTAGCGATTACCAAACAGGTGAAATCACGTACGGAAGCACAGTGCTTCCACCGCACACCAGATCTGCAATGAGTATCGCCGATTTGGGAGCGGTTGTTACACAGGCCGATTGGCCTGTTCTGACTTTGGGGGTCACCTATGTTGCGTCGTATCGCGACACCACTCGTCCTTGCTGTCATCGCCGCGTTCGCGTTGGCCTCAAGTTTGCTCGCCGGACCTGCCGACGCCCGGACGCATCACACACGTGAAGGCGTCGACATCACCCTCACCGCATCCAAGCTCCGAGCGAAGAAGATCCCCGCCCTGGACTCCTCACCGTTCTCCGGCGAAGCACTGCTCTCCTCGGACGTGCACGCGGCGGTTCGCAACATCGACGGCAAGACCGTTCGGGCAACAGTCGAGGTCGGCTACCAGATCGGCTACCCCGTCTCCGTCGCGCCCAACGGCGTGAAAGTCACCGCCCACACCCCCGAGCTGAAGCTGACCGGCGGAGTGAACGCCAAGATCGCACCCGAGGTCACCATCTCGGGTTCCGGTGGTGGCGGCAAGATCGGCGAGATCGGCGCCGAGCTCGGTGCTGAAGCGACCGTCATCCCGTCCGCGGATCTCGAGTTCGAGGTCGGCGCCGGCAAGATCACCACCGTCACCCTCGCCGAGATCGCCCTGACCCAGCCGACCGCCGACATCGTCCTGTCCGGCATCGAACTCAACATCACCAACGCCCTCGGACCCATCAGCGTCCGCCCCTACGCCAAAATCAGCGTCACCACCGACACCGGCGTCTACGTCTACTACGACCACGGCCCCACCAGCCGCATCTAACCGCGGAGGACGAATACATGAACGGCAATGACGACTACCGACCGAAGCTCACTCGGAAAAGAACCAAAAGTCGCCTGACCTGGCTAATCGCATTTGCAGCGCTAGCGACAGCAGTAATCCTCGCCGTGCAGCTTGCACCAGCATCGGCCGAGACTCCAGCGCAACGGTGCAAACGTGAGACATCCGCGTACAATAACGCATGGAAGGCGATCGGACAGAAACCACCCACTCCATATAAATGCGGCGAGAGCAACAATCAGGCACCGCCCGCACCATCGCAAAGTCCGACACCCAATTCCGATGAATCCGGGGCACCCGAAAGCAACGAACCCGATCGAGATGCCCCCAACAAGGGCACCGACGGACCCAAACTTAACCCCCCGACAAGTCTCAATGACCACGAAAACTCTGTCGACCCGAACCAGCCGACAATCTCGCAGAAGCCGGGACAGAATAAGATGGACACGCTCATCGGGAAACCGATGAGGTACATCTTTGCGAACTCACTAGCGGAGGCACGGCAGTTCTTCAAGGACATCGAAAACCACGTGGCAAATGGTGCGATTGAGTACGGCCCCTGCGTTCTTAGTCCCCAGAATGTCCATATTCGCACCAAGACACGGATTGATGGCGACCCTCGGCTGCTCGGATTCAAGTCTCTTACCGAGTGCTCGTATCCCATGGAGAGGATTGAGCATACGAGTAGACTCTACTACAGCTACTACACGATGTGGCTAAATGTAAATCTCCTGAGCGGCAACCCTACCCCCGACGACGCAACAAACTCGAATAGACTATATCAGCAGAACGTAATCTTCAGATGCAACGGAGTCGTGGGGACAAGCTTCAAAGGCGAGACAATTGGGATGATCAAGATTCCTGGCCGAGCCAAACCTATGTATGCGAAGGTCATAACAAACGAATCCAAGTTTGACTGCGAGGTATAGATGACAAAAGACTATATCGACCCTCGAATTCGAGTGATTTTCGCGCGAAACTCGAGGAACTTCGAAGAAGTACTCGCCGGTTTGGCGGCCGATGTCGACGATGCGACTCGAATTGCCGCGGCAGTTGAGCATGACGACATAGAATGCTGGACGGAATTTATCGATGTCGTACGGACACCGCCAGAATCTCCACTCGTGCGAGGGCAAGTCATCCACCTGGTTCTCGGTGATGGCCCTACGCAGGACCTTGAGGTCCCAGGTTGGGGCCCACACTATGCGCCGGAGCTACTAGGTGCCTTCGATAACCTTGACGCGGCGTCGCGTTGCGTCACCGAGCTCGATGATCTACGGAAGCTCCGTCCTGGACGACTGACCGTGTGGAGCGTGCCGATTGGCTGGTACGACGAGAGACTAAAGGCGCCAGGACAAGCGGGCGTAGAAGGTTAAATCGGTCCGGGCGACGGGCAAGCCCCCGCCTTCAAAAGGGCGGGGGCGCACCAAATTCACGTGGTGAGGATCAGCTGTACCTCGTGCGCGGCGCGAAATCGACACCCATCGCGCCGGTGCCGTTGCACGATTCGCGCATGCCAGATTCACGGTGCAAAGCATGTGTCGTCCAATGCTGCCCGATTCCATCGTTTATACGATTCGCGATGGAATCGGTAACTCTGCGCCGCTTCGCGGCGATCCTCCGGATATGACCGCACCTCAGCCCAATCCGTACCAGCAGCAACCGCAGGGCTACGCACCCCAGCCCGGTTACGTTCCGCCGCAGCAGGGCTACCAGCAGCCCTACCCGTCGCAGGGCTACGCCCAGTCCGTCTACCAGCAGCCCGTCCAGCAGGCCGCCAGCGGTGCCCAGTACGTCCGCCAGCAACAGGGCCATTCCCTCATCAAGCACATCCTGCTCGGCTGGGTCACGATGTACATCTACACGATCTACCTCGCGGTCAGCCCGAACCACTACTTCCACGCTTAGTCAGAGGTCACTTGTATGTGGGAGATCGGCCCAGGTCTAGCTGCGGTACTTGGCGGCCTCGTAGGTGGCGGCGCATCGTTCGGAGGAACGTGGCTCGACGGCAAGATCCGTAGGGACGCGGAGGCCGCTCTACGGATAGAGGCGGATGCGCGCGCAGTCGCAGAAGCGCGTGACCGCGCCAACGCGGACCTGGTGTCCTCCGCAGGAGAGGTAGCCGCGGCGGCTTCGCGAACAACGCGATCCGGCGAGAGTGGATTCACTGAATCGTACGCAAGACTGTATGACTCAGCATCCCGCGCAATGATGACGGGGCCGTCTGCCGAGACTGCGCAGGACGTTCTACTCGCTGCCGAGTACGTCTCCGAGGTAGTGCTCGCTATCAACACAGGAGGCGAGTGGACCAAGGATGACCTTTCAAATGCCTGCGACGCGCTTCTCCGCTACGCACGCTCCCATCTGGCCGCGTGCGTGGCACCTCGCGACGCTAACTGACGAACTCTGAACGCAGAAGAGCGCCCCAACCTCCGAAGAGGTTGGGGCGCTTTTCAGTTCACGACAGCGGCGAGACGCTACTGATCCTCCGGGTGATGCTTCGCCGCGATCGCGTCCTGACGATCCAGACGGACTGCGAGCTCGTCGAGCCGACCCGCGAGAGCTTGATCCCCCGCACGCCGCGCCACACGATCCTCACGGACCTCCGCACCGATCGTCTCAACGAGCGCCTTAACCTCGCCGACGGCGTCGGACACGTCGTCGAGGTCGTACCGCATCGGCCGCTGGTGCGAGTTGACCGTCGACTCTCGGATCTCCCGGATCGTCTTCGCCTGCTCCTCGACTTGCTTCGCCGTCTCTTCGTGCCGGACCCCGCCCTTTCGGGCGATCACGATCGCGGTGACGCCAGTGACTGCCGCCGCAATCAGTGCGGCGCCGTTGTCGATGAGTCGAGCAACGAGGTCAAAGACGCTGTCAGCCTGGGCCTGCTCCGCAACCCACACCGACCACGCGCCGATCACTCGCGGTCCTTGCTCAGGGTCGGTGTGTGCCACGCGGCCATCGTCGAACCGCCCGACCCGAGGAGCGCTGCAGCGACGGCGAGCCACAACGATGCCTGCGTGTCGGCAATCAGCCCGTAGGCGACCGCGAGCGGGACGAGCGCAGTCAGCAGAACGTAGATCCGGGCGCGTCTGGCGGGAGTCAGTCGAGGAACCTTCACTTCTTCACGACCTTCGACACACCGGACGGATCCCACACGAGGTCGGCCTTCTCGAACTCCTGGATGCGTCCGCCGGTCCCATTGTCGCGCTCATCCGACGTAGGCCAACCGAGCACGGGCTCGTAGCCATCACGGGCGAAACGCTTGAAGATCTCGCCGCCCACCGGATGCCCGACCTCGCCGTCCTTCCGGTAGATGACGGCGCGCTCGAATGCCTGAATGACGCCACCGTTAATCGTGGTCGCGACGTTCACCGGGTAGCCGTAGACCTTCTCCCAGCCGTGCTCGCCCCACGTCTCGAAGATCGCGTTCGGGATCGCGAATGCGCCTGTCACCGCGGTCCAGTAGACGTATCCGCCGGCAAACTTGGCGTATCGGCCGCGACCATCAGGCGTCGACTTCTCGCCAACCGTCTCGCGGACTCCGAGCCACGCGTTCTTCGCCGCGCACTCGTCGATGCGGTTCACCACCGGCGCTGGTGGGGCGGGTGCGAGGTAGCTGCGCAGATCGGCTTCGAAGACGTCCCACGGGAAATTCGGGCCGACATCTGTGTGGTTGCCGATCCCGAGAACCGTGGTGACGAAGTTGTGGTCGCTGATACACGCGACGTCACCCTTGCGATACGGGCGCGACTGGACGACGGCCCGCAGGTAGGGGTACTTCTTGGCGTCCTGCGCGAACGTCCACGCCGCAATGCGGATCGCGTTACGGAACTTCGACAGCCACACCTCGCGAGACTGCGCAGCCCGAGACCCGGCGAAGCACAGGTTGATTGACCGGTTGTTGGCATCGAGGACCGACCACGAGCCGTAGTCGGTGTCAACCATCGCGACTAGCGTCCTGTCGTCCGCGATGTAGTGGTACGAGAACGCACCCGAACTGTTGCCGCTGCGGACAAGGCTCTCCGCTGTCGCCGATCCCTCCTCGGTGTGGAGCAAGAAGTACGGCACTCGAGCACCGTTGCGCGACTGGCGGTTCGGCCCGAGCAACTCGAGGTACCTGAAGGTTGGCTTGCTCATGATTTCCTCCTGAAACGCGAAAGCCCCCGCGGTCTGCGAGGGCAAGTTGTGACGGCTGTTGGCTGTACTGAGACGTCAAGCCGACATACGGTTGGTGGCTGTGACTAGCGAGAAGACGTTGACGATCACCACACGGCACGGCCCCGAGACTTTCCTTGGCGACCAGTTCGAGCTCGTCGAGGATGCACTTGGGTTCCAAGCAGTGATCGATACGAAGCGGGATGACATCGTGTGGCAGGAATCTGCCGATGCCCGGATCATTTCAGTGACAGGCAGCGATCAGTCGACGATGTAGCGGAGCTGGCCCGTCACTACGAGGCCCTCCGTGTACTGGTTGACGATGCGCGGGTACCCGGTGTCCGGCTGGGCCGGAGACGACGCCGCCGACCGCCACGCCCTCATGCGAACATCCACCGACGACAACGCAGCGAAGATCAGTCCCGACGTCGCCCCCGACGAACACAGGACCTGCGCTCGCCAGTCCATGAGCCCGGTCGCCGGGGTCGCCAGATGTGCCGGGCACCAGCGGTCCGTCGTGCCCGTCCCGACTGGGACGGGCAGCGCGACGCTGATGTTTCCCCACCGAAAGTCCGAACCAGAGGTGCCTTTGCGGATCTCGAACTCGCCGTACAGCATGTTCCGGATGATCTTGTAGCGGCCGACCATGATGCCGCCCGTCCCGAGAACGATGTTGCCGCCGCCCGCCGACGTGAGCTGCGGAGTCCACGTCGACCACGGCTGCAGATTCGACTCGATGACCGACCACGAACCGTCGGCCAATCTGCAGTACCGCCACGCGTTCGTGTCCGTGACGAGTTCGGTGCCGACCGGTGCGTCGACCAGCTGAATCCACTGCGCCTGCAGCGCGTGCAGCGGGCCGCCCTTCCCGCCGTACGGGGCGATCGGGAACACCGCCGACCCTGTGAGTTGACCGGTGTTCGGTGCTACGCGCACTACGGCGAGCGGAGCCTCGTAGACGGTGCCCGGTGTGCGGGTCGGCGTCGGCGGGTTCACCGCGCCCGGCGTGCCCTGCTTGATGTCGAGCACCGCTGTCGACGCACCGAGACCCGCCCACACCAGCCGCAGGACCACCAGGTCGAGGCGGACCTGGCTGCCGGTGTTCGCGGCGAGCTGCAGCTGCCGGGCAGCGGTCTCGACGGTCGACACGCCGCAGACGAGTGCACTGCCGGCGGCGACCTGGACGGTCCGCTGCAGGCCGGTGACCGCAGTGACCTTGAAATCGTCCGGGGTGCGGACCATGAACGGGACACCCGCGCGCGCCCACCGCCCTGCACCGGTCGACTCGGTGACAGTGCCCTGGGTACCGAAATAGGTGATCGCCATGTCAGACCACCGAGTACAGCAGCGACAGGACGATGACCTTCGGGTTGGAGCGAGCGCTTCCGATGAGCGGGATGCCCTTGCCGGTGCCGTTCGTGGAGTCGGTGGCGCGCATCGGCTTCATGCGGCAGTCCGCGCCCGACGTCGGGCTGTACATGAGTGCGGTCGTCTCGCCGCCCTTCACCAGCGCTTGAATCGGCCAGTCCATCAGCGACTCGTCGGTGGTGTACAGGTGGCCTTCGAGCCACCGGTCGGCGAAGTTCGTGTCCGGGCCATAGCCGGGTGGCATGTCGATCGTCAGGTCACCGGCACCGAAGTTCCACCCCGCCGACCCGGTGCGAACCTCGATCTCACCGATCAGGAACTGGTCGACGACCTTGAACCGGCCACGCCTCACACCACCGGTGCCGAGGCTCGCCGTTCCAGCCTGGACGTTGCCGTCGCCCTTGTACCGGATGATCGGGTCGAAGTACTTCCACGGACTGTTGACGTCGGTGACGAGCGTCCACGACCCATCCGAATTGCGGCGGTACGTGCGCGTGGTGCCCTCGATTGCCATCTCCGCCCCGACCGCGCCGTCGGCGATCGCACAGTACGACTCCTGACTGATGCGCATTCGGCCGCCGAGGCCACCGTAGGTCGCGACGTTGAAGATGTTCGGGCTGGTGATCGTCGACACCGACGTGCCGACCGACACGACAGCCAGCGGCATCTCGTACGTCGCCCCTGCCGAGCGAGTGAGCGTCGGGAGGGTGCTTGACCCGGATGTTCCCTGCTTGACCACGATTGACACTGTCGACGACGCACCCGCCCACACCACGCGCAGCACGACGACGTCGAGTCGCGTGCCACCGCTGTTGGCGGCGAACGTCAGTGACATCGCCGCATCAGACTTCACGGTCACGCCGCACACCTGCGCGGTACCGGCGGCGACAGACACAGTGCGGGTGCCTGCGGCGGTGGTGACTCGGAGGTCGTTCGGGCTGTCGACGAGTGCGGGCGGCGCGATCCGGAGGAACCGTCCGGCCTCCTGCGACTCGCTGACCGGGCCTTGGAACCCGGCAGTGGACATCACCATCAGCGTCTCCTTCGTTCTGCGGCGACATTCGCCGCGAGCCTTCGCACCGCCTGGACCACGACGGCCTCGGGTGGTGGGGTGGGCGCGCCGATCTTCGGCGTGTACCCGACTTCCCCGTTGTCGCTGGCA
This genomic window from Gordonia sp. PDNC005 contains:
- a CDS encoding type VII secretion target gives rise to the protein MNGQVHVVPAALEAFGSTSAALGATTAGAAAAEVAQAAAMTAAFGLIGQEFLAAYAVAEANHLLAVGQVAAVHSATAAAAAAGLANFTATDGAAGAGLAPR
- a CDS encoding YbaB/EbfC family nucleoid-associated protein, whose product is MDEVQQRAERQLQALEGVHARLNALTITETSDDGRVTVDVDVTGAMTGLTLLPGAGNSQPAALADLIVRTAVRAATKVFTERADIMTDFVADFAELTGTDALGVSMEPDGDSVRPTLQEPKSEERA
- a CDS encoding TetR/AcrR family transcriptional regulator; this encodes MDAALAALIAFGSRHASVAAIARRAGVSHMTIYRLWPKKDQLISSTLDREARAVFDRVDATVANIDDVTHCLLEGFTEIFWAFYAHPLLMAEFDRNPDVVLRSLTISAEPTFELSVTYLAGHVERRTELEPDEARTLADAMVRVTHSLLLTSLSTRPFAERTDVQDWANRELRMILRVLEGSEPGPIPKSETRTL
- a CDS encoding MspA family porin codes for the protein MLRRIATPLVLAVIAAFALASSLLAGPADARTHHTREGVDITLTASKLRAKKIPALDSSPFSGEALLSSDVHAAVRNIDGKTVRATVEVGYQIGYPVSVAPNGVKVTAHTPELKLTGGVNAKIAPEVTISGSGGGGKIGEIGAELGAEATVIPSADLEFEVGAGKITTVTLAEIALTQPTADIVLSGIELNITNALGPISVRPYAKISVTTDTGVYVYYDHGPTSRI
- a CDS encoding N-acetylmuramoyl-L-alanine amidase, which encodes MSKPTFRYLELLGPNRQSRNGARVPYFLLHTEEGSATAESLVRSGNSSGAFSYHYIADDRTLVAMVDTDYGSWSVLDANNRSINLCFAGSRAAQSREVWLSKFRNAIRIAAWTFAQDAKKYPYLRAVVQSRPYRKGDVACISDHNFVTTVLGIGNHTDVGPNFPWDVFEADLRSYLAPAPPAPVVNRIDECAAKNAWLGVRETVGEKSTPDGRGRYAKFAGGYVYWTAVTGAFAIPNAIFETWGEHGWEKVYGYPVNVATTINGGVIQAFERAVIYRKDGEVGHPVGGEIFKRFARDGYEPVLGWPTSDERDNGTGGRIQEFEKADLVWDPSGVSKVVKK